In Oncorhynchus tshawytscha isolate Ot180627B linkage group LG24, Otsh_v2.0, whole genome shotgun sequence, the genomic window aaggctgtaacgtaagaaaatgtgaaaaaattcaaggggtgtgaatagtttccgaatgcactgtaagtcctAGCCAAGAGTAGGTAATGTACCATAATGTACACAGATAATACTATATTTCCATCCTAATTTAGAAGTAGTGATGGTAATGATATTGAACATATAAGTGATAATAAACATCATGCTTACTTCAGGCCTGGGTCCTCAATTATTATGGGTATGACAACAGTATACTGTACGAACATAAAAAAGGAGACCGGAAAACTCAATTAGATCGGGAATTAAAGGTCAAATTGTTTCATATAGGACCTTAAAGGAAAGTGCTTTGCACGACAGTACGACAATTGTgtaattttacattttagtcatttagtagacgctcttatccaaagcgacttacaggagcaaatagggttaagtgccttactctagggcacatcggcagatttttcacctagacgcttgggattcaaaccagcgacctttcaattactggcccaacgcttttaaccgctaggctacttgatCCATTATGATTTATATTAAAACAACAATATCAAACTCACCAATTTCTCTGAACGTGATTTGACCGAGGTCATATTAGATATCTTGATTCTGCCCATCACGGTTTCATCGATCAGGACTTGCATATCAAAGTCCAAGACTTCCATCTCCGCAAAATTGTCATTGGTGAAGTTGAAAACATTCTAGAAGAGGAAACGCACAGTTTGATCACACTGACCTCATGCAATAGACTAAACGATGAGCTGTTGTCTTTGATGTCTACGGGAGTGTGGCATGTATACTTACGGTGACTTGCATTTCAACTTTGTTTGGGGTGAAGAAGACCATCACTGATTGGACTGTGACAGGGGATAGTGAGATACTCCgtgggaagaggaagaagaggatcaGAAAGCAGATCAGGAGACACAGCACCACCGAGATACACACGTAGAGTTTCCTGGAAAATTTGAGTTATGAAGCGAAATATTATATTTTGATTCAATTCACAAAGAATCTTACTGTATACAGTGTCACGTATGGGTAAAACACATCACACAGTCACTCacgcactcaaacacacacaatcagaTGCAcaaaaatagacacacacacacttacgtgTGGCTGGGCCTCAGTCTTTTGTCTGAACATGAGATGACTGCCACTAGCTGATCATGTTCTATACAGAGAACAGTAAGAAGGGTTACTCTCTTAAATCAAGTGTGGGTTATCAATAGTTTAAGGAAGACACTACCCGAATCCCATCAGCAAGTCTTAGAATACCAACATGGAAATAGCCACATTATTGAAATGTAAGTTAATCACAGGAACAACTGGCAGAAGTCAGTCTGGCAGAAGTGGGCCACCTACTTCTTGGAATACGCCCTATTCCCCGACAAGTCGGGCAGTTATCTCCTACATTGCCTATGCTGTCCCTGATGGCTCCATATAGTTGGGAGTGGGACCGAAATCTTCTCTTCTCTGGATCTTGTTCCTGAGGCACGATGGCCTCTGTGCCCTCCTTGGAGGCACTGGGGTGTCCGACAGTGACCATGGTCTGAAACACCGTCCTATCTGCTGGGAGAAAAGGAAACACAACCCCGTCTGCTGTTAAAAAGGGGGCATCAGCCATGCATTCTCTCACATGAACAAGTAGGACTGATATTGTCAAAAGCTGTATTGCTCTTTCTATAAAGCACCTTGGTGTTGGACCTCTTTGTGAAAACTGAAAGAATATTGATTTGCTCTTTATAGTGCAACACTATAAACCTTCAACCGGCCTCTATAAAATAATGTCCCTGCATTTGATACACAcggggagagaaagacataggAGGCTAAAGTCCTCAACATTGCTGTAAAGACAAGATCGTAGCATCACTGTCTCTTATCTCGGACTGATTCCACGTCTATGACTGCCTGCTGCTAGATTAGATAAAGCGATACCTTATTTTTAATACGTTCTGTAAAATGAGATGTTTAGATGAATGAGCTTTTTTTTTGCCACAATATCGCTAAGTGTGTAGGCCATTGTAATTTAATGTAACACTTTCTCCTTTATATAGATTTGGAGTACAAACCAGGAATGCTACTTGATAACAACATTTACGCATTGTATCTCTCATCCATACTTTACATTCCTTACATAAATGTTGTTTCAAATGACAAATCTTCATCATTttgaaaatatataatataactcTAATTAAAATGGGCTACCTGAATTAGACAATGACATACACATTAGATGGCCTATCAATTATTTAAGCATTGAAAACATGACATTATTAAATGATGAATTTATGGAAAATGACAACGCATTAGTTCAGCTGACTGTGTGGAAAGTTGATATGCTTCTGCGCACTTACCTTTATAACCTGATGTCCGTCAGATTTTCAGTGCTGCTAATTGTTATATGGTAAGTACTCACAGCCAAACATGTTTTATACCAGTCAACGATTAACGAATATTGGATTTTCTCCAACATAGTTTGTCTGGCGAAGTGACGAATTCACTTCCTACTTGAAGCATTTGAAAGGCAGACGTCGTGTCTGAATGATGTATGCTGCCACTTGGTGGTAAATTACTGGCATTACCCACAACAACGCTTATTATATGTACCTAGATCTTGACTCTGACTATGACTTGGGCAAAGCAAAGCAATACATGGCAGTCGGTAGGCCTATGTCCAATTTCTAAAGATACTGAGTGAACATAACTATTTTTTCCCGTGCAACCAACGGGCAGAATTTAAAGGGATAGTCCACCCAAATTACatgttggtttccttaccctgtaagcagtctatggacaaggaatgacagcaatccatgctttggttttgtttaccagGCCACTGTTTCAAATGTTAACTTTtaagcatttgtggcacaaatccaagTCAATTgtacctaaactcagcaaaaaaaagaaatgtccctttttcaggatcctgtctttcaaagataattcgtaaaaatccatataacttcacagatattcattgtaaagggtttaaacactgtttcccatgcttgttcaatgacccataaacaattaatgaacatgcacctgtggaacagtcattaagacactaacagcttacagacagtggacaaataaggtcacagttatgaaaacttaggacactaaagaggcatttctactgactctgaaaaacaccaaaagaaagatgcccaggatccctgcccATCTGCGTGaatatgccttaggcatgctgcaaggaggcatgaggactgcagatgtggccacggcaataaattgcaatgtccgtactgtgaaaacagagctacagggagacaggacagacagctgatcgtcctcgcagtggcagaccacgtgtaacaacaactgcacaggatcggtacacccgaacatcacacctgcaggacaggtacaggatggcaacaacaactgcccgagttacaccaggaacgcacaatcactCCATCAGTACTTAGACTtttcgcaataggctgagagaggctggactgagggcttgtaggcctgttgtaaggcaggccctcaccagacatcaccggcaacatcgTCGCCTActggcacaaacccactgtcgctgcaccagacaggactggcaaaaagtgctcttcactgacgagtcgcagttttgtctcagcaggggtgatggtcggatttgcgttttatcgtcaaaggaatgagcgttataccgaggcctgtactttggagcgggatcgatttggaggtggagggtccgtcatggtctggggcggtgggtcacagcatcatcggactgagcttgttgtcattacaggcaatctcaacgctgtgcgttacagggaagacatcctcctccctcatgtgttacccttcatgcaggctcatcctgacatgaccatcaagcatgacaatgccaccagccatactgcttgttctgtgcatgatttcctgcaaaacaggaatgtcagtgttctgccatggccagcgaagagcccagatctcaatcccattgggacctgttggatgggaagggtgagggcttgggccattccccccagaaatgtccgggaacatgcaggtggtgcctttgtggaagagtgggataacatctcacagcaagaactggcaaatctggtgcagtccatgaggagatgcactgcagtacttaatgcagctggtggccacaccagatactgttttgatttggaccccccctttgttcagggacacattattccatttctgttagtcacatgtctgtggaacagtttatgtctcagttgttcaatcttgttatattcatacaaatatttacacattaagtttgaggaaataaacacagttgacagtgagaggacgtttcttttgttgctgagtttatattagcATTTTcgttcatgtccaaatcatcctaaAGTATCTTAAAGGTATTGTGAAGTTAATGAAGATTACCTCCAGAACAAGACTCATTACAAAAAAATGCTGACCTGCCATTCAAACAGCCATGTTGAAAATACAACATTTCAGCCACTTAAGGAGAATTGTGCAAGTTGTTTATTGGCGAACTGACAATTGCATGGTACTTACTTACATGCTGAATGAAAGGAAAGCCCTTAACCAAGCACAGGAAAAATATTCAGCATTTCTTCCAAAGCATGCTCCTTTAAAGGGTGAGTATGTGAACAAATATCAATCACAAACATAATGTGTCCAGTTACAAATCAAATGTTTCTTTAAATGAAAAAATACAGAGCAAAAACTAACATAACGGGATTATACAGTGATTAAAACCTACGCGCTCACATGACCATTCATGTAAAATCACCATAGTAACACAGGAACCAGTCACTACTGATATgcataaaaatacaataaaaactaTGAGAAACTCAGTTCCATGAACAAACTTAGGAATGTCTCTTATAGATGTTAACGGTTGGATATACGTAGTGTTGTAGGATGTAAATATATGAACCAAGGTTGATTCTTATAGGGTGAAAGTTTGAACATGAGGATGTGTGGGACGCAGAGCCAACATTTATAGCTGTGACTCCTATGGTACAACTACATGACTGATATATACTTAAACCTGACATGCAGGCGCCTCTTAAAAAGAAACAGCTTATTTCCTTAATATGCAGTGGCTGTTCATAACACAATCCACAGGTCAAATGTTGCGTAACATTAAAATAACAGTACTTTTGATACATACAAGATTGCATTGTTTAGACCGATTCACTACTATATCTAACAGAAATCAAAAGGAATCTGACATCTGCCTTCTTTAGCATTCCTATGTAATTGAATTCCCCTGTGAATCAACCCTGTAAGTCCTTCAAAACAACAATAGTCCCAATACCATCCGCAAAGGATAAAAGTGGACTTTTAATTCTGGTTACATTCAATACCAACACCCTCCATTCTCTTTGGACAGAGAACCTTCCCTAGCCCTGTCAATATGTCGCATTCAGCAGCTAGTTGGAACTAGGAATCTGACATTTCCAACATGCTAACTGGTAGTAGTTATACACATGCCGCGTTCAACGAATCAGGAAGTTGGAAATctcagagtttcctagttccaaGTAGCATATGAACGCAGCAATAGGTAGGGCCCATTACCTACCATGTCAGTGACATCAGTGGCATAATgaaaacccctctctctcatcgggtgtcacagaggtcaggggttacgTAGAGGCCCGGCTTATTGGCCCATCAGTAGCGTGTGGCGGCGCCCCATTCATAATCGGCCTTTGCGACCAGCTCATTGACAGTGTGCAGCAGGTTGTGTTTGTGCTTCCTCAGAAGCTGCTGATTGAGCCGCTGGTCCCCGAAGCCCATCTCCAGCAGCACAGCCATCATGGAGGCGTCCTGGCTGGCCGGATCCACACCACGCTGCAGGGGTAAAGGGGATAGGGGAGCCAGGTCAAAGGTTAGTTCTGGTTTGTCATTTTAAAAGTGCACAGGAAGTCAAGAAGATATGCCAAAATGTAAAGACGCTTTAAAATGGATAAATAACTCACAATTGTATGTAATAATCACTTCATGATATTATAACCATTTATCATACAGCATATTCACAGCTGAGTCAAGTTTCTCATGGCCGTGTGCAACAAGGTGTTTGACTGTGCTGTATGTGGGACATACCTTTGTGGAGCAGCTCTGTCCAGTGAAGAGAGCCTTGTAGGCAGACGCTGCCACTGACAAAGCCCCCTTGACAAGTCCCTCTGTCATACCGCCTTGGCCCCTATAGAAGAGGAAGAATGTGGTCAGCCACTATACTTAAAGGGAACTATCTGTTCCAGGGCCAGTTAGCTTTCACAAAATGTGTATCAACAAGAGTTGTTATATCACCGATGAGATCACTCAAAAGGTCTTTAAATATCTTCTATTTAAAGCGGTTTTAAAATGTAGTGTTGTATCATACTGTAGGGCCTATTACCAATGAATGACCAGTAGATTTTAAAACTTTGCATTCAAATACTAATTTGTTGGTAGAAAACCAAGCATCCCATCTAGCACAAATGAGGAAAATTTTTTTTATGGCAATAGATGTGCAGATCATTTCTAAAACTAAACTAGGCTTAATATTGTGTAGGAAGGTGTTTCACCTTCGGTGGGGGTAGCTGCGGGGTCTGGAGTTGTACGTCTCCAAGACACTGTCGGAGCCTGCCAGTCTGGTTTGACTAGATACTGAAATATAGATTGGGGGGGGGACACATACTGGATGAGAGAGCTATACATTAACACAGTCAGATGTTTTGCTGAAGTAAGAAGCCTTGAAATAACATCTAATTCCCCTTTCTCCAAAGAGAGACAGATGTTTCCTTTCTGGCCAGTGGCCACAGACAGTAAAGTTGTCCACAAGACCAGCTAAAAAGCTGCCAAGACTCATGCATGTCAAATGAGTCCTTCGTGTGATCAGAGCTTCCAAAACATTGTGTGTCTGCTTCATGCAAGGAAAAGGCTGTATTTTGCAGACACTTCCCGGCCCGCCATGTCTAACACTCACCATTTAAACGGACCGCTGGTTCGCATGGTTCTACTGGTCCAGAAGCGTGTTGACTCGTTGGCTCTGCAACATGGACCGCTTCAGACCTGGGAAACAGAACAAAAACATCCTAATATACTAATCGAAGAGAAGGGAGAGTGGACAACAGTATAGTATAATTCCAATAGACCTACTAGATACTGAACAATTTGCACACttcaaaataaaaacacattGCAAACATGTGATAGAACAGTAACATATCATCTGTTGTAATATCATGGTCCCCTGTTCACCTATGTGTGTGTTGAGCCCTGTAATATCTAAGCTAATAGACTACTGTTGCGTC contains:
- the LOC112223545 gene encoding transmembrane protein 106B; this encodes MVTVGHPSASKEGTEAIVPQEQDPEKRRFRSHSQLYGAIRDSIGNVGDNCPTCRGIGRIPRKHDQLVAVISCSDKRLRPSHTKLYVCISVVLCLLICFLILFFLFPRSISLSPVTVQSVMVFFTPNKVEMQVTNVFNFTNDNFAEMEVLDFDMQVLIDETVMGRIKISNMTSVKSRSEKLYTVVIPIIIEDPGLNNYCKSTSIRIHTLFLLLQMTMNVSYLAHSEQLSKDSFEYIDCGANTTIPHPIGQMIFER